Part of the Halopseudomonas maritima genome, TCTGCGGCGTGTTCAGCGGGTTGCCTTCAGCAAAGGCGGCATTGGCCTCACGCATGCTCTTGATCATCATATTGACGAACAGCGATTCGAACTGCTGTGCGACCTTGCGCACGTTCTCCGGGCTGTTGGCATCGCTGCCGACCTTGAGCTGGCTGACGCTGTTGATGTCGGTGTAGCTGACGCTGTTGCTGGTGTTCATGCTGGGCTCCCGGTCAGATAATGACCAGATCGGCATTCAAGGCGCCGGCCTGCTTGAGCGCTTCAAGAATGGCCATCAGGTCGCCCGGCGCGGCGCCAACCTGATTGACGGCGCGCACGATCTCATCGAGCGAAACGCCCGGATTGAACACGAACATGCGGCTATCGCCTTCCTCGATATTGATCTGCGAACTCGGTGAAATCACGGTCTGGCCACCGGACAGCACACCACCGGGCTGACTGACCTGCGGGTTCTCGCTGATAGTCACCGTCAGACCGCCGTGGGTCACGGCAGCCGGCTGCACGCGCACGTCCTGACCGATCACGATGGTGCCGGTGCGCGAATTGATGATGACCTTGGCCGCGGCACTGCCCTGCTCGACCGTCAGGTTTTCGACCATAGCCAGGTAGTCAACCCGCTGGTTGGGGTCGATCGGCGCACGTACGCGCACCGAGCCGCCGTCCAGCGCCTGGGCGACGCCTGGGCCAAAAGTCTCGTTGATGCGATCGACAATACGCTTGGCAGTGGTGAAGTCCGGACGATTGAGATTGAAGACCAGATGGTCCCCGGACGTGAAGGGACTGGATACCGCGCGCTCGACGGTAGCACCGTTGGGGATGCGCCCGGCGCTGGGAATATTGACCGTGATGCGCGAGCCATCGGCGCCCTCGGCACCAAAGCCGCCGACCACCAGGTTGCCCTGGGCAATGGCGTACACCTGGCCGTCGATCCCCTTGAGGGGGGTCATCAGCAGAGAGCCGCCACGCAGGCTCTTGGAGTTACCAATGGACGACACCGTGACGTCGATGGTCTGGCCAGGGCGCGAGAACGGCGGCAGGTCAGCGTGAATCGCCACGGCAGCCACGTTCTTCATCTGAATGCGCGTACCTTCCGGCACAGTAATCCCAAACTGGGTCAGCATGTTCTGGAAGGTCTGCACGGTGAACGGAGTTTGGCTGGTCTGGTCGCCAGAGCCATCCAGACCGACCACCAGGCCGTAACCGATCAACTGGTTGCTGCGCACCCCGGCGATGCTGGCGATGTCCTTGAGACGATCGGCCAGCGCCAGCGGACTGGCGAGCAGCAGACATAAGCAGATAATCAGGCTGCGCATGGCAATACTCCTGTCAGAACGGCCACATGGGGCTGAGGAAGAACTGACTCAGCCAGCCGGGCTGGTTGGCATCGGCAAAGGCACCCTTGCCGGAATAGGTGATACGCGCATCGGCCACACGGGTCGACAGCACGGTGTTGTCCGGGCCAATGTCCTCGGCGCGCACCAGACCGCTGATACGGATCAACTCGTCACCCTGATTAAGGGTGATCCACTTCTCGCCGCGAATCGCCAGAATGCCGTTGGGCAGCACCTCGGCGACGGTCACCGTGATAGAGCCCGACAGGCTGTTGCTCTGATTGGCGTCGGAGCTGCCTTCAAAGGCCCGCTGCCCCGACATGCTGACGCCCAGGTCCAGCCCCTTGAAACCCACGGCATTGCCGAGAATGGTGGGGTTGGCGATGGTGGTCGAACTGTCCTTGTCGATTTCGTTCTCGGCCTTCTTCTGCGCCGCTGTGCGCTCGGTCAGGGTGATGGTAATGATGTCACCGACCCGGTGTGCCTTGCGGTCGTTGTAGAGGCTCATCTCGAAGCCGGGCTGATAGATCGCGCCGTTGTTCAGCTCCTGCGGCAGCGGCGTGCGCGGCAACACCGGCGCGTAGGCCGGGTCATCGCGCATGGGCGGCGCCTGCATGCAGCCGATCAGGCTGACCGGCACCAGCAGCATCAATACCTTAGCCAAACGGATCATGATCAGCTCCCGTCAGAGATTCTGACTGATGTACTGCAGCATCTGATCTGCGGTGGAAATGACCTTGGAGTTCATCTCGTAGGCGCGCTGGGTAGTGATCATGTTGACCAGCTCCTCTACTACGTTGACGTTGGAATTCTCCAGGGTGTTCTGCAACACAGTGCCCAACCCGTTCTGACCAGGGTTACCGGTCTGCGGTGCGCCGCTGGACGCGGTCTCCAGGAACAGGTTGTTGCCAATGGCCTGCAGGCCAGCCGGATTAATGAAATCAGCGGTCTGAATGTTGCCAATCTGCTGCGCGGCCGGGTTGCCAAAGGTGGTGATGCTGACCGTGCCGTCCTCACCTACGGTGAAGGTCTGCACGTCATCCGGCAGCACGATACCCGGTTCCAGCGGAAAGCCGTTGGAGGTCACCACCTGTCCATCAGCATCCAGATGGAAGCTGCCATCACGGGTATAACCAATGCTGCCGTCGGGCATCAGAATTTGAAAGAAGCCACGCCCATTGACCGCCATATCGAGCGGTTGCTCGGTGGTCTGCAGCGTGCCCTCGGTAAAGATTTTCTGGGTGCCAACCACGCGCACACCGGTACCCAGCTGCAAACCGGAGGGCAACTGAGTGTCCTGAGTGCTTTGGCCACCGGGCTGGCGCTTGATCTGATAGAGCAGATCTTCAAACTCGGCGCGGTCGCGCTTGAAGCCAGTGGTCGAGACGTTGGCCAGGTTGTTGGAAATGGTCGACAACATGGTGTCCTGGGCGGACAGGCCGGTCTTGCTGACCCAAAGAGCTGAAAGCATCACCTTTCTCCTCGCGCGCCGACTAATTGACGCGCCGTAGCATTAACTCATCTGCAGAATGCGATCGGTTACCTGCGCATTCTCGTCGGCGGTACGCATCATCTTGATATGCAGTTCAAACTGGCGGGCCAGCGACAACATGGCGGTCATTTCTTCCACCGCATTGACGTTGCTGCCTTCCAGAAAACCGGTTGCTACTTGCACCGCACCGTCGGCCAGCTCTTCCCCGCCCTGGGTATGCATCAGGCCATCCTCGCCCTTTTCCAGCGCGGACTGCGGCGGATTGACCAGCTTGATGCGGTCCACCTCAGCCATCACCGCCGGGCCCTCGCCCAGCGCACGGATACTGATGGTGCCGTCGGAGCCGATCTCGATCTTCTCCGCTGGCGGAATAGCAATCGGCCCGCCGTTGCCCAGCACCGGCAAGCCGCCGCTGGTACGCAAGATGCCAAAGGCGTCAATATTCAGACTGCCAGCCCGGGTGTAGGCCTCGGTGCCGTCCGGTGCCTGCACCGCGATCCAGCCTTCACCCTGTACGGCCACGTCGAGCTCCCGACCGGTCTCGATCATGGTGCCAGCCGACAAATCAGTGCCTGGGCGCTCAGTCATGGCGTAGGCGCGGGTGGCGTAACCGTCACCGAACACCGGCATGGAACGCGCCTGTTCGAAATCACGACGAAAGCCAGTGGTGGTCAGGTTGGCCAGGTTGTTGGCGTGCGCGCGTTGCGCCATCGCGTTTTGACTGGCCCCCGTCATGGAAATGTACAAGGATTTGTCCATGCCCTGCTCCGCTTCGTTTGCGCGACAAGGATTTGCCGCTTTTGCTTACTCAGGGAGTATCAAGCAGAGATCATGCCAACCCTTAAAGATAAGATTTACCCCTTTAAATTCAATAGCTTAAAAAAACAAAAGCGGCAATACCGGCAAACGCCTTTGCCGGTATTGCCGCCTTGCTGGCGTTACCACCCAAGCGCTTAACGTAGGTTGATAATCGCCTGGGTCACTGCATCTTCGGTCTGGATGGTCTTGGCGTTAGCCTGGTAGTTACGCTGCGCCACAATCAGGTTGATCAACTGCTCGGAGATATCCACGTTGGACTCCTCCAGCGCACCGGACTGAATC contains:
- the flgF gene encoding flagellar basal-body rod protein FlgF; translation: MDKSLYISMTGASQNAMAQRAHANNLANLTTTGFRRDFEQARSMPVFGDGYATRAYAMTERPGTDLSAGTMIETGRELDVAVQGEGWIAVQAPDGTEAYTRAGSLNIDAFGILRTSGGLPVLGNGGPIAIPPAEKIEIGSDGTISIRALGEGPAVMAEVDRIKLVNPPQSALEKGEDGLMHTQGGEELADGAVQVATGFLEGSNVNAVEEMTAMLSLARQFELHIKMMRTADENAQVTDRILQMS
- the flgH gene encoding flagellar basal body L-ring protein FlgH — encoded protein: MIRLAKVLMLLVPVSLIGCMQAPPMRDDPAYAPVLPRTPLPQELNNGAIYQPGFEMSLYNDRKAHRVGDIITITLTERTAAQKKAENEIDKDSSTTIANPTILGNAVGFKGLDLGVSMSGQRAFEGSSDANQSNSLSGSITVTVAEVLPNGILAIRGEKWITLNQGDELIRISGLVRAEDIGPDNTVLSTRVADARITYSGKGAFADANQPGWLSQFFLSPMWPF
- the flgG gene encoding flagellar basal-body rod protein FlgG → MLSALWVSKTGLSAQDTMLSTISNNLANVSTTGFKRDRAEFEDLLYQIKRQPGGQSTQDTQLPSGLQLGTGVRVVGTQKIFTEGTLQTTEQPLDMAVNGRGFFQILMPDGSIGYTRDGSFHLDADGQVVTSNGFPLEPGIVLPDDVQTFTVGEDGTVSITTFGNPAAQQIGNIQTADFINPAGLQAIGNNLFLETASSGAPQTGNPGQNGLGTVLQNTLENSNVNVVEELVNMITTQRAYEMNSKVISTADQMLQYISQNL
- a CDS encoding flagellar basal body P-ring protein FlgI codes for the protein MRSLIICLCLLLASPLALADRLKDIASIAGVRSNQLIGYGLVVGLDGSGDQTSQTPFTVQTFQNMLTQFGITVPEGTRIQMKNVAAVAIHADLPPFSRPGQTIDVTVSSIGNSKSLRGGSLLMTPLKGIDGQVYAIAQGNLVVGGFGAEGADGSRITVNIPSAGRIPNGATVERAVSSPFTSGDHLVFNLNRPDFTTAKRIVDRINETFGPGVAQALDGGSVRVRAPIDPNQRVDYLAMVENLTVEQGSAAAKVIINSRTGTIVIGQDVRVQPAAVTHGGLTVTISENPQVSQPGGVLSGGQTVISPSSQINIEEGDSRMFVFNPGVSLDEIVRAVNQVGAAPGDLMAILEALKQAGALNADLVII